The following are from one region of the Bacillus thuringiensis genome:
- a CDS encoding non-ribosomal peptide synthetase, whose translation MSKQRYPLTHPQKRVWETEKFVQHSPISNLIGTIKIKGLLDFNKFEQAINLFILKNDAIRIRLVENDDGVKQYISPYHEKKIRIVDLQHNNKTFDEWIAQETSKPFNLLGSDLFEFITFKNGSNESGLMVKIHHIISDAWSIHLMGDKIMKDYMDLCNGLELSMNKDHSYMDFITRENNYKCSKRFIENEKFWLEELRNIPKPIRLKEGNIAFRGTNAKRRTFNLSSEITSKIYQFCKIHEISVFTFFLSILSIYLKRITDQNHFVLGTTILNRVNPKERKTFGMFVSTMPFKVKLNDDITIMEFMEQTSRKQISLLRRQQYPFDLLTRKLRDKYNHTERLFDISLTYQNSKLHLDKNEAIKGKYETKWHFSGHEINSLSIHISDREEKNELMLDFDYLTELFTETEIENHFSRIVQIIINLFVYGDKRISELEVISKDEKYQLLMEFSGEKSEYDRTKTIHQLFEEQVTKTPNKTAVVFGHQKLTYQQLNNRANQLARLLQKKGVQPLTRVGVMVDRSIEMLVAIFGIMKAGGTYIPIDPNYPTGRINYMINNSCIKLLLINSQIHNVEFDGWKINLTDLRIDQESEENLPNLMNAHDAVYIIYTSGSTGRPKGISIDHQSLHNFIHGFTHTVDFSSNQTILSLTSMSFDPFVVESFLPLSLGMTVVIADEEQRKNPEKTKNLIRQHEVDVIQLTPSRLQLLLEDENNNSLHYLQMVLVGGEVLTKSLVQKLKQRTNAKLYNIYGPTETTVWLTVKEMDASPKLITVGKPIANKEIYILDKNEQLQPIGVIGELCISGEGIANGYLSSQGLPPSVFVENPFKPNQKMYKSGDLARWLPNGELELIGRNDDQVKIHGIRMELGEIRNQIMSHPKIDEAVVVVKKYNEEQHLCAYYIAKEPVSLEEIRGYLTFNLPSAMIPTYFFPLNQMPLTANGKVDKKNLPLPYAKNQLKNVYTAPRSDIEIRLTKIWARIFDKNFLEIGINDHFLDLGGHSLKAIELVTSVQKEFQVDLYIKDIFQYTTIKRLAEYIESAALVEQEKIMPVAYRSNYPASSSQKRLFIINQTNNTTNYNMPGVFEIHGEVNEEQINEIFQKIIERHEAFRTSFRIVDGITVQEIHRNVNFHVRSIMLQNLDSTELIHSLIQPFDLSKAPLLRVYLIHVQKDKWLLFVDMHHIISDGTSIKILIEDFIQLYEGKSLSPLKVQYKDFSNWQETYLLSNAMKKQEAYWLNVFSKEIPELNLPIDRARPSISSYEGDHLTFVIERGYLSKLKEIARKQEATLFMVVFSIYNILLAKYSDQEDITIGIPVVGRKNNEVKDVIGMFVNTLAIRSYPDSKMQFKEFLGHVKDNLLKAYENQEYPFENLINMLDLPFDRSKSPLFNTMFTMQDTKFDSLTVGDLSIHPVEVNNKGIKFDLGFEVKEKTEELEVKIEYSTELFNRETIQKIKRYFMEIVDRVTNETTVLLSDIQLLSKEEQNKQIYEWNNTQQLIDISKGYHERFEEQVSRTPNNVAIIENHRSLTYKEVNERANQIARYLRSNGIASESIIGIMLERSSEMIVGILGILKAGAAYLPINPTLPLERINYIIQDSKINILLTNGSVEQDIIFSGSIIDMNDSEIEQLDNKNLHLVTKPNSLAYVIYTSGSTGKPKGVMIEHQSLINRIQWMQSKYPLTEADIIMQKTPFTFDVSVWELLWWSLYGAKVYMLPPNGEKEPVVICEAIEKHEITVMHFVPTMFTMFLEHLKNYKESYDFSHLRRIFTSGEALLNTHVTAFYEYLNKQFGTRLTNLYGPTEATIDVSYYDCDDVTTSIIPIGKPISNMSLYILNKHYQIQPVGVEGELYIAGIGLARGYLNRKELTDEKFIENPFITGTKMYQTGDIARYLHDGNIEYLGRTDEQVKIRGNRVEIGEIETNLISHEEIVDAVVISVQDENGSHELYAYYIANQSISNLELRNYLSKMLPDYMLPTMYVCIDSIPFNASGKVDRKALVQLKDITKSRKYVAPRNEVEQRLTKLWADFLNIDAQQIGITDSFFELGGHSLKAVSIISKIYEEFGVQLSLKDIFHSPTIKEQAEILFQNCNREKYDKIEIAKEREYYPLTSSQKSLYILEQINKMDTSYNLSEVLLLKGVLNKDKFRESLQRLVDRHESLRTSFSYKNGELIQVIHKNKKIEIIEEKGSYCDSDKLIEQFIKPFNLNKAPLFRVKLINFEENEYLLLFDMHHIIADGISLDILIRDFIAFYHDTELPKLEVQYKDYVIWKENLLNTERMHRQEMYWKKVFQNEVLQLNLPYDFTSPNRLTVEGKTISIVLDKQTSSTLRSVAARLEKTLYVVLFGVYNVLLSKYTGQTDFVVGTPTAGRRHPDMKNLVGMFVNTLAIRSYPENEKTFLDYLEELNDFILNAYENQDYPFEELLDELHIERSESQNPLFNTMFDMKVSNHEISMDGLRIKKYPFNRGTSKFDLSLETEELDESFIFRFEYNTYLFKNDTIQKVAEDFLKILEIVLKNPQILLAEVQLENEIQELEPVSMEDIEFSFND comes from the coding sequence GTGTCTAAACAGAGATATCCTTTGACACACCCACAAAAAAGGGTTTGGGAAACTGAAAAGTTTGTTCAACATTCTCCGATATCAAACTTAATTGGAACAATTAAAATCAAAGGTTTATTGGATTTTAATAAATTTGAACAAGCTATCAATCTATTTATACTTAAAAATGACGCTATCAGGATTCGGTTAGTAGAAAATGATGATGGAGTAAAACAGTATATTTCACCTTATCATGAGAAAAAAATTCGAATTGTTGATTTGCAACATAATAATAAAACGTTTGATGAATGGATTGCTCAAGAAACTAGTAAGCCGTTTAATTTATTGGGTTCTGATTTATTTGAATTTATAACTTTTAAAAATGGTAGCAATGAAAGTGGATTGATGGTCAAAATTCATCATATTATTTCGGATGCTTGGTCTATTCATTTAATGGGAGATAAAATTATGAAAGATTATATGGATCTATGCAATGGTCTAGAATTGAGTATGAACAAAGATCATTCTTACATGGATTTTATCACCCGTGAAAATAATTATAAATGTTCCAAACGATTTATAGAAAATGAGAAATTTTGGTTGGAGGAACTTCGTAATATACCTAAGCCAATAAGATTAAAAGAAGGAAATATAGCATTTAGAGGTACGAATGCAAAGCGAAGAACCTTCAATTTATCTTCTGAGATTACGTCAAAAATATATCAATTTTGTAAGATACATGAGATATCTGTTTTTACATTTTTTCTATCGATTCTATCGATTTATCTAAAAAGGATAACTGATCAAAATCATTTTGTCTTAGGTACAACTATTCTCAATAGAGTTAATCCGAAGGAACGTAAAACATTTGGTATGTTTGTCAGTACCATGCCGTTTAAGGTGAAGTTGAATGATGATATCACAATTATGGAATTTATGGAACAAACAAGCCGTAAGCAAATATCATTATTACGAAGACAGCAGTATCCGTTTGATTTACTAACTAGAAAATTAAGAGATAAATATAATCATACTGAACGATTATTTGATATATCCTTAACCTATCAAAATTCAAAATTGCATCTCGATAAAAACGAAGCCATAAAAGGAAAATATGAAACAAAATGGCATTTTTCAGGACATGAGATTAATTCGTTAAGTATTCATATCAGTGATCGTGAAGAAAAAAATGAGTTGATGCTTGATTTTGATTATTTGACAGAATTATTTACGGAAACGGAAATTGAAAATCATTTTAGTAGGATTGTTCAAATCATTATAAATTTATTTGTTTATGGTGATAAAAGAATATCTGAATTAGAAGTAATTTCAAAGGATGAAAAGTACCAGTTGTTAATGGAGTTCAGTGGTGAGAAGTCAGAATATGATAGAACAAAAACGATTCATCAGTTATTTGAAGAACAAGTAACCAAAACACCAAACAAGACTGCGGTTGTGTTTGGTCATCAAAAACTAACTTATCAACAATTGAATAATCGGGCAAATCAGCTTGCACGTTTATTGCAAAAAAAAGGTGTTCAACCTTTGACACGTGTCGGAGTTATGGTTGATCGCTCAATTGAAATGTTGGTCGCTATTTTTGGGATAATGAAAGCTGGTGGGACGTACATTCCAATTGATCCTAATTATCCAACTGGTAGAATTAATTACATGATTAATAATAGTTGTATAAAACTATTATTAATTAATTCGCAGATTCATAATGTGGAATTTGATGGTTGGAAAATAAACCTTACAGATTTGAGAATTGATCAAGAAAGTGAAGAAAATTTACCTAATTTAATGAACGCTCATGACGCTGTTTACATAATCTATACATCTGGATCGACTGGGAGACCAAAAGGTATTAGTATTGACCATCAATCCTTACATAATTTTATTCATGGATTTACTCATACAGTTGATTTTTCTTCAAATCAAACAATTCTATCCCTTACTTCTATGTCTTTTGATCCATTTGTAGTGGAATCTTTTCTTCCACTGTCTTTAGGAATGACAGTTGTTATTGCAGATGAAGAACAAAGGAAAAACCCGGAGAAAACAAAGAATTTAATTCGACAGCATGAAGTGGATGTTATCCAACTTACACCGTCACGCTTACAACTTTTGCTAGAGGATGAAAATAATAATTCTTTGCATTATTTACAAATGGTACTAGTTGGCGGAGAGGTGCTGACAAAAAGTCTAGTTCAAAAGCTGAAACAAAGAACAAATGCGAAGCTTTATAACATTTATGGCCCAACGGAAACAACTGTATGGTTAACCGTCAAAGAAATGGATGCTTCTCCTAAGCTGATAACGGTTGGAAAGCCAATTGCAAACAAAGAAATATATATTCTCGATAAAAATGAACAGTTACAACCAATAGGAGTGATTGGTGAGTTATGTATATCAGGTGAGGGAATCGCAAATGGGTACCTTTCAAGTCAAGGTCTCCCACCATCTGTATTTGTGGAGAATCCATTTAAACCAAACCAAAAAATGTATAAATCAGGAGATTTAGCAAGATGGCTACCTAACGGGGAACTAGAACTTATTGGTAGAAATGATGATCAAGTGAAAATTCATGGCATACGAATGGAATTAGGAGAGATTCGAAACCAGATTATGAGTCATCCAAAAATCGATGAGGCGGTTGTTGTTGTTAAAAAGTATAATGAAGAGCAACATCTTTGTGCATATTATATAGCCAAAGAACCTGTTTCGTTGGAAGAAATCAGGGGATATTTAACATTCAATTTACCAAGTGCGATGATTCCAACATATTTCTTTCCACTCAATCAAATGCCGTTAACAGCAAATGGTAAAGTTGACAAAAAAAACTTACCACTTCCATATGCAAAAAATCAATTGAAGAATGTTTATACAGCCCCAAGGAGTGATATTGAAATAAGATTAACTAAGATTTGGGCAAGGATTTTTGATAAAAACTTCTTGGAAATTGGTATTAACGATCATTTTCTTGATTTAGGTGGTCACTCATTAAAAGCGATTGAGCTAGTAACTAGTGTACAAAAAGAATTTCAGGTCGATTTATACATTAAAGATATATTTCAATATACAACGATTAAACGTTTAGCTGAATATATAGAATCAGCAGCCCTTGTAGAGCAGGAAAAAATAATGCCTGTTGCGTATCGAAGTAATTATCCTGCTTCAAGCTCTCAAAAACGCTTATTTATTATTAATCAAACTAACAATACAACAAATTATAATATGCCAGGCGTTTTCGAAATCCATGGTGAAGTGAATGAAGAGCAAATAAATGAGATTTTCCAAAAAATCATTGAAAGGCATGAAGCTTTTCGAACATCTTTTAGAATTGTTGATGGTATCACAGTACAAGAAATTCATCGTAATGTAAATTTCCATGTCAGATCAATAATGTTACAAAATCTTGACTCTACAGAATTGATTCATTCGTTGATTCAACCATTTGACCTATCGAAAGCACCATTACTTCGTGTGTACTTGATTCATGTACAAAAAGATAAATGGTTGTTATTTGTTGATATGCATCATATTATCTCAGACGGTACATCCATAAAAATCCTGATTGAAGATTTTATTCAGTTATATGAAGGTAAGAGTTTGTCACCACTTAAAGTACAATATAAAGATTTCTCTAATTGGCAAGAAACATATTTGCTTTCAAATGCCATGAAGAAACAGGAAGCTTATTGGTTAAATGTTTTTTCAAAAGAGATACCCGAATTAAATCTTCCAATAGATAGAGCAAGACCATCCATTTCTTCATATGAAGGAGACCATCTAACATTCGTGATAGAACGTGGATATCTTTCTAAATTAAAAGAGATTGCAAGAAAGCAGGAAGCAACATTATTTATGGTTGTTTTTTCGATTTACAATATCCTGTTAGCTAAGTACAGTGATCAAGAGGATATCACGATAGGTATTCCAGTTGTTGGTAGGAAAAATAATGAAGTTAAAGATGTTATTGGAATGTTTGTAAATACATTAGCTATAAGAAGTTATCCAGATTCAAAGATGCAATTTAAAGAATTTTTAGGGCATGTGAAAGATAATTTACTAAAAGCATATGAAAACCAGGAGTATCCATTCGAAAATCTAATCAATATGCTTGATTTACCTTTTGATAGAAGTAAATCACCTTTATTTAATACTATGTTTACGATGCAAGATACAAAATTTGATTCCCTAACCGTGGGAGATTTATCAATTCATCCTGTTGAGGTAAATAATAAAGGTATAAAATTTGATTTGGGTTTTGAGGTAAAAGAAAAAACGGAAGAGCTTGAAGTGAAAATAGAATATAGTACAGAACTGTTTAATCGTGAAACAATACAAAAAATAAAAAGATATTTTATGGAAATTGTTGACCGAGTTACCAATGAAACAACTGTACTATTATCGGATATACAACTGTTAAGCAAAGAGGAACAAAATAAACAAATTTATGAGTGGAATAACACACAACAATTAATCGATATATCAAAAGGATATCATGAACGATTTGAGGAACAGGTGAGTCGTACGCCAAATAATGTTGCGATAATTGAAAATCATCGTTCCCTAACTTATAAAGAAGTAAATGAGAGAGCTAATCAAATTGCTCGCTATTTACGGTCAAATGGTATAGCGTCTGAGAGTATTATTGGAATCATGCTAGAACGATCATCCGAAATGATTGTTGGAATACTAGGGATTTTAAAAGCTGGTGCAGCCTATTTACCAATCAATCCGACTTTACCTTTAGAAAGAATAAATTACATCATTCAGGATAGTAAAATAAACATCTTATTAACAAATGGTTCTGTGGAGCAAGATATTATATTTTCAGGATCAATTATAGATATGAATGATAGCGAAATTGAGCAACTAGATAACAAAAATCTTCATCTTGTTACAAAACCTAATAGTCTTGCATATGTCATTTACACCTCGGGGTCAACTGGTAAACCTAAAGGAGTAATGATTGAACATCAATCTCTAATTAATAGGATTCAATGGATGCAGAGTAAATACCCTTTAACAGAAGCTGATATTATTATGCAAAAAACACCGTTTACTTTTGATGTATCTGTATGGGAATTGTTATGGTGGTCCTTATATGGCGCTAAAGTATATATGCTTCCACCAAATGGTGAAAAAGAACCAGTAGTGATTTGTGAAGCAATTGAGAAGCATGAGATTACTGTTATGCACTTTGTGCCAACAATGTTTACTATGTTTTTGGAACACCTGAAAAATTATAAAGAATCTTATGACTTTAGTCACTTGAGGAGAATATTTACTAGTGGAGAAGCATTATTGAACACCCATGTTACTGCGTTTTATGAATATTTAAATAAACAGTTTGGAACGAGATTAACGAACTTATATGGGCCAACTGAAGCAACGATTGATGTTTCTTATTATGATTGTGATGATGTTACGACATCTATTATTCCAATTGGAAAACCTATATCAAATATGTCTCTTTATATTTTGAATAAACATTATCAAATACAACCTGTTGGAGTAGAAGGAGAGCTGTATATAGCGGGAATTGGACTTGCTAGAGGATATTTAAATCGAAAAGAATTAACAGATGAAAAATTTATTGAGAATCCATTTATTACAGGAACAAAAATGTATCAAACAGGTGATATTGCGAGATATTTGCATGATGGAAATATTGAATATTTAGGGCGTACTGATGAACAGGTAAAAATACGAGGAAATCGTGTGGAAATAGGGGAAATTGAAACAAACTTAATTTCACATGAAGAAATAGTGGATGCAGTTGTAATTTCAGTACAGGATGAAAATGGTAGTCATGAATTATATGCGTATTATATTGCAAATCAATCCATCTCTAATTTGGAGTTACGAAACTATCTATCTAAAATGTTACCAGATTATATGTTGCCTACTATGTACGTTTGTATAGACAGTATTCCATTTAATGCAAGTGGGAAGGTTGATCGCAAAGCCCTGGTGCAGTTGAAGGATATCACGAAGAGTAGAAAATACGTAGCACCAAGGAACGAAGTTGAACAAAGGTTAACAAAGCTCTGGGCTGATTTTCTTAATATAGATGCACAACAAATTGGAATTACGGATAGCTTTTTTGAATTAGGTGGTCATTCTCTTAAAGCTGTATCCATCATTTCTAAGATATATGAAGAATTTGGTGTTCAATTATCGTTGAAAGATATATTCCATTCACCAACTATAAAAGAACAAGCAGAAATATTATTTCAAAATTGTAATAGGGAGAAGTACGACAAAATTGAAATTGCTAAAGAAAGAGAATATTATCCTCTTACTTCTTCACAAAAAAGTTTGTATATCTTAGAACAGATAAATAAGATGGACACTAGTTATAATCTATCAGAGGTATTGCTACTTAAAGGAGTGCTAAATAAAGACAAGTTCAGGGAGAGTTTACAGAGACTTGTGGACAGACATGAATCATTAAGAACAAGTTTCTCTTATAAAAATGGTGAACTCATTCAAGTGATACACAAAAACAAAAAAATTGAAATTATAGAAGAAAAGGGATCTTATTGTGATAGTGATAAACTAATTGAACAATTTATAAAGCCTTTTAATTTAAATAAAGCTCCGCTATTTCGAGTTAAGTTAATTAACTTCGAAGAAAATGAGTATCTATTGTTATTTGATATGCATCATATCATTGCAGATGGTATTTCATTAGACATACTGATTCGTGATTTTATTGCATTTTATCATGATACAGAATTACCAAAGCTTGAGGTACAATACAAAGATTATGTTATTTGGAAAGAAAATCTGTTGAATACAGAAAGAATGCATAGACAAGAAATGTATTGGAAAAAAGTCTTTCAAAATGAAGTTTTGCAATTAAATTTACCATATGATTTTACGAGCCCTAACCGTTTAACAGTTGAAGGGAAAACAATTTCAATAGTACTAGATAAACAGACCTCTTCAACATTACGCTCCGTTGCTGCAAGATTGGAAAAAACATTATATGTAGTATTATTCGGTGTTTATAATGTTCTCTTATCAAAATATACTGGTCAAACGGATTTTGTTGTAGGTACTCCTACTGCAGGTAGACGGCACCCGGACATGAAGAACTTAGTTGGGATGTTTGTGAATACATTAGCCATTCGGAGTTATCCTGAAAATGAAAAAACTTTCTTAGATTATTTAGAAGAATTAAATGATTTCATTCTAAATGCTTATGAGAATCAAGATTATCCATTTGAAGAGTTACTAGATGAACTTCATATTGAGAGATCTGAAAGTCAAAACCCACTATTCAATACTATGTTTGATATGAAAGTAAGTAATCATGAGATTAGTATGGATGGATTACGAATCAAAAAGTATCCATTCAATAGAGGGACTTCCAAATTTGATTTGAGTTTAGAAACGGAAGAATTAGATGAAAGCTTTATTTTCAGATTTGAATACAACACGTATTTATTTAAGAATGACACAATTCAGAAAGTAGCAGAAGACTTTTTAAAAATTTTAGAGATTGTGCTTAAGAATCCACAAATATTGTTAGCTGAGGTTCAATTAGAAAATGAAATTCAGGAATTAGAACCAGTGAGTATGGAAGACATAGAATTTTCTTTTAATGATTAG
- a CDS encoding ABC transporter permease: MNTKSHAYEIPNKKTKVFKKFVKHFVDFYILARIQWGIIRDTWYLIVFMASMFPFTSLFFLKVFNEDASLETITRIIVGNIVFAIVLMGLTSVAQDISHEKNQGHFIYYASLPISRITFILSVLLKGVLSAIPSIIILAIVGQSMYGITLQFHIGIIPVILFGILSCVGVGVLIGFWSRTPQVAAICGQVAMMFITFMSPVMVEIESLPSIIQYISYVLPTTYLSEALRLLFQGIWSTAVIQDLIVLIVFSLFSILLIIKFIKWRESN, encoded by the coding sequence ATGAATACGAAATCTCATGCTTACGAAATTCCAAATAAAAAGACAAAAGTATTCAAAAAGTTTGTGAAACATTTTGTTGATTTTTATATATTAGCACGAATTCAATGGGGAATTATTAGGGATACTTGGTATTTGATTGTGTTTATGGCATCCATGTTTCCTTTTACATCACTATTTTTTTTAAAAGTTTTTAATGAGGATGCTTCTTTAGAGACAATTACGAGAATCATCGTTGGTAACATTGTGTTTGCAATTGTCCTTATGGGCTTAACCAGTGTAGCACAGGATATTTCCCATGAAAAAAATCAGGGACATTTTATTTATTATGCTTCTTTACCTATTTCTAGAATAACGTTTATTTTATCTGTTTTATTAAAGGGCGTCTTATCTGCTATACCTTCTATTATCATCTTGGCAATTGTTGGCCAATCAATGTATGGCATTACACTCCAATTTCATATTGGAATAATCCCAGTCATACTTTTTGGTATACTAAGTTGCGTTGGTGTCGGAGTTTTGATTGGTTTTTGGTCAAGAACTCCACAGGTTGCAGCTATTTGTGGACAAGTTGCAATGATGTTTATTACTTTTATGAGTCCTGTAATGGTAGAAATTGAATCACTACCTTCGATTATACAGTATATTTCATATGTATTACCGACAACATATTTGTCAGAAGCACTTCGACTACTATTTCAAGGTATTTGGTCTACCGCCGTTATACAGGATTTAATCGTGTTAATTGTGTTTAGTTTATTTTCAATTTTACTAATTATTAAATTTATTAAATGGAGAGAAAGTAATTAA
- a CDS encoding ABC transporter ATP-binding protein, translating to MQLKKEVYRVDSIYKEFNKGKKVANSDVSFTIHQGEIFGLLGPNGAGKSTLIKQMVGQLKPTKGKIYLYGQDVLQDSYYVMNNVAYYSQETFALHKLKVHEAIYFTAMLRGVKNQEARNETEELLELLDLTKLRNMYVKNLSGGQRRMVGFATCLTGKLPILILDEPTNDLDPVKRNMVWNLLQKKNREEGTTIILVTHNLLEAEKIVDRIAVINRGKVIAVDYVGRLKQSVDQRYKLEISSMFEEGDKLKTNMSKYGEIQILTENRFRVLIPNKKLKSVIGEIIQYLEVVRCEEYRIIPPSLEDVYLHYEGRD from the coding sequence GTGCAATTAAAAAAAGAAGTTTATCGTGTTGATTCTATTTATAAGGAATTTAATAAAGGAAAGAAAGTTGCCAACTCTGATGTTTCTTTTACGATACACCAAGGGGAGATTTTTGGATTACTAGGGCCAAATGGTGCAGGTAAATCAACTCTAATTAAACAAATGGTAGGACAATTAAAACCAACTAAAGGAAAGATTTATTTATATGGTCAAGATGTTTTACAAGATAGTTATTATGTAATGAACAATGTAGCATATTATTCTCAAGAAACATTTGCCTTACATAAATTAAAGGTTCATGAAGCAATTTATTTTACTGCCATGCTAAGAGGTGTTAAAAATCAGGAGGCCAGAAATGAAACTGAGGAACTGCTAGAACTATTGGACTTAACTAAATTACGGAATATGTATGTGAAAAATTTATCAGGTGGTCAAAGAAGAATGGTTGGTTTTGCTACTTGCCTTACAGGTAAACTACCAATACTCATATTAGATGAGCCAACTAATGATTTAGATCCGGTTAAGCGAAATATGGTATGGAACTTGCTTCAAAAAAAGAATCGTGAGGAAGGTACAACCATTATTTTAGTAACACATAACCTACTAGAAGCGGAAAAAATAGTTGATCGTATCGCTGTTATTAATCGTGGTAAAGTGATTGCTGTTGATTATGTAGGGCGATTAAAGCAGAGTGTAGATCAACGATATAAGTTAGAAATATCCTCTATGTTTGAGGAAGGAGATAAACTGAAAACAAATATGTCGAAATATGGGGAGATACAAATCCTAACTGAAAATCGTTTTAGAGTGTTGATTCCAAATAAAAAATTAAAAAGTGTTATAGGTGAAATTATTCAATATTTAGAAGTAGTAAGGTGTGAAGAGTATCGAATTATACCACCAAGCCTTGAAGATGTTTATTTACATTATGAGGGAAGAGACTAA
- the panD gene encoding aspartate 1-decarboxylase, with amino-acid sequence MYRTFMQSKIHCARVTESNLNYVGSITIDREIIDALGILPNEKVQIVNNNNGARFETYVIPGPPGEKDICLNGAAARLVQKGDVVIIISYAQVHQDELGKFRSHIAIMDEDNNIVRIINEELANSVV; translated from the coding sequence ATGTATAGAACGTTTATGCAATCAAAAATTCATTGTGCACGTGTAACCGAATCAAATCTTAATTACGTTGGAAGTATCACCATAGATCGTGAAATTATTGATGCACTGGGGATTTTACCTAATGAAAAAGTACAAATCGTAAATAATAATAATGGAGCACGTTTTGAAACTTATGTTATTCCTGGGCCACCTGGGGAAAAAGATATATGCTTAAATGGTGCTGCAGCAAGACTTGTGCAAAAAGGGGATGTAGTAATAATAATATCTTATGCTCAAGTTCATCAAGATGAGTTAGGTAAATTTCGCTCACATATAGCAATAATGGATGAGGATAATAATATTGTTAGAATTATAAATGAAGAATTAGCGAATAGCGTGGTATAA
- a CDS encoding IS3 family transposase, with amino-acid sequence MTYLIFNGQRLHLSAIKDLYNNEIVAYETSRRNDLKLVLDTLKKAKKKRNVTGILLHSDQGSQYTSCQYNQLLKKYQMKASMSRRGNCWDNNACMENFFSHFKAECFYLYSFHKADEVKFAVRKYIHFYNHQRFQKKLNNLSPYKYRTQVV; translated from the coding sequence ATAACCTACTTGATTTTCAATGGACAACGCCTGCACTTATCAGCTATTAAGGATTTGTACAACAATGAAATTGTTGCCTATGAAACCAGTCGTAGAAATGACTTGAAACTTGTGTTAGATACACTTAAAAAGGCAAAGAAAAAACGAAATGTAACGGGAATCCTCTTACATAGTGATCAAGGGTCTCAATATACATCTTGTCAATATAATCAATTACTTAAAAAATATCAGATGAAGGCAAGTATGTCTCGAAGAGGTAACTGTTGGGATAATAATGCTTGTATGGAAAACTTTTTCAGTCACTTTAAAGCAGAATGCTTTTATTTATATTCCTTTCACAAAGCGGATGAGGTTAAATTTGCCGTGCGCAAATATATACATTTTTATAATCATCAAAGATTTCAAAAGAAATTAAATAACTTGAGTCCATATAAATATAGAACTCAGGTTGTTTAG